The Microbacterium trichothecenolyticum sequence CGATCGCGGGGTACGTGTCGGAGCGCGAGATGGTGTCGACCAGCAGCGCGTCGCAGCGCACGGTGTTCGCCGAGTGGTGCGCATTGGCGTCCACCCGCACCTCACCGCGGTAGCCGGCCCGGCCGCCGCCGCGCGCGATCGACTTCGAGACGATCGACGACTGCGTGTATGGCGCCATGTGGATCATCTTGGCGCCGGCGTCCTGGTGCTGACCGGGACCGGCGAAGGCGACCGACAGGGTCTCGCCCTTGGCGTGCTCGCCCATCAGGTAGATGGAGGGGTACTTCATCGTCACCTTGGAGCCGATGTTGCCGTCGACCCATTCCATGGTCGCGCCCTCGTGGGCGACGGCACGCTTGGTGACGAGGTTGTAGACGTTGTTCGACCAGTTCTGGATCGTCGTGTAGCGAACGCGCGCGTTCTTCTTCACGATGATCTCGACCACGGCCGAGTGCAGCGAGTCGCTCTTGTAGATGGGAGCGGTGCAGCCCTCGATGTAGTGGACGTAGCTGTCTTCGTCGGCGATGATCAGGGTCCGCTCGAACTGGCCCATGTTCTCGGTGTTGATGCGGAAATACGCCTGCAGCGGGATCTCGACGTGCACGCCCTTGGGGACGTAGACGAACGATCCGCCCGACCACACCGCGGTGTTGAGGGCCGCGAACTTGTTGTCGCCGGCGGGGATGACGGTGCCGAAGTACTCCTCGAAGAACTCGGGGTGCTCGCGCAGCGCCGTGTCGGTGTCCATGAAGATGACACCCTGCTGCTCGAGGTCCTCGCGGATCTGGTGGTAGACCACCTCGGACTCGTACTGGGCGGCGACGCCGGCGACGAGGCGCTGACGCTCGGCCTCGGGGATGCCGAGCTTCTCGTAGGTGTTGCGGATCTCCTCGGGGAGGTCCTCCCAGGTCTGCGCCTGCTTCTCGGTCGAGCGCACGAAGTACTTGATGTTGTCGAAGTCGATCTCCGACAGGTCGGCGCCCCACGTGGGCATGGGCTTACGGCCGAAGAGCTGGTAGCCCTTGAGACGCGTCTTCAGCATCCACTCGGGCTCCGACTTGAGAGAGGAGATGCCGCGCACCACGTCCTCGTTGATTCCGCGCTGCGCGATCGCGCCGGCGGCGTCGGTGTCGTGCCAGCCGAATTCGTATTGCCCCAGACTTTCGAGTTCTGGGCGGTCGATGAGCACATCGGACATGGTGATCACTCTCCTTCTCGGGCCTCAACGGTGTCATCCGCCCCGACATTCCGGACTCCGGTCGAAGTCCCAGCAATGTCGCTGGTGGGCCCGCTCGAAGGCGCTGGCTGCGCGCCTAGACTGTCTCTGGTGCCGGTCGCGTAAGCGCTGCACCCGGACCCTTTGATTCTACAGGCAACACCCGCTCTCGGCACGGCAGGCCCCCTGTTCCCGCAGCCCGAACGGAAGAATGCCAGGAAGCCAGACGCATGTCCTCCGCCCCGTCCCCCGCCGCGCGCTCACCCCGGAGCGGCCTGCTCCCCCGCCTGCGCGGCCTGCTGCCCACCCGCGTGAGCAGGCGCACCCGAGTCCTCGCCTGGCTCGTCCTCGTCAGCAACGTCGTGATCGTCGGCACCGGCGGGCTCGTCCGGCTGACGGGCTCGGGCATGGGGTGCGAGACCTGGCCTTACTGCACGAGCGAGTCCCTCGTTCCGACACGAGAGCTCGGCATCCACGGTCTCATCGAATTCGGCAACCGCACCCTGACCGGTGTGCTCGTGATCATCGCGCTGCTGGCCTTCCTCGCTGTGGTGCGGACGGGCCGTCGCGATCTGCGCGCCCTGACACTCGCCAACGGCATCGGGATCATCCTGCAGGCGGTCATCGGCGGCATCGTCGTCTGGCTGCACCTGCCCCCCACGCTCGTCGGCATCCACTTCGTCATCTCCGCAGCCCTCGTCGCCAATGGCGCCGCCCTCGTGGCCCGGGCCTTCGCGCCCGCCGGCCCCCGGCGCCTCGCCGTGAGTCGCCCGTTCGCGAGCCTCGCCCACCTCACGAGCGGTTTCGTCGCCGTCACGGTGCTCGTCGGCATCCTGCTCACCGGCTCCGGCCCCCACGCCGGCGACGACCTGGCCGCCCGCAACGGTCTCGACCCCGTGCTGTGGCAGCACATCCACTCCTGGCCCGCGTACATCACCTTCGCGCTGACGCTCGTGATGATCTTCGCGTCGTGGCGCACGCCGCCCGCCCAGCGCCTGAACCTCTGGGTCGGTCTGCTGCTCGCCATCGAGGTCACGCAGATCGCGGTCGGCCTCTGGCAGGCACGCACCGGGCTGCCCATCGTGCTCGTGAACATCCACATGGTGCTCGCGGTCTCACTCGTCGCGGCGATGACCGCCGTCGTCATGCACCTCAAGACGTCCGTGCCTGCGGAGAACCCGACGCCGCTCACCGTCGCGACGGCCGGCGCGCAGCCCTGATCGCACGAGAAACCCGCCGGGAGCCCCTATACGCTCATAGGGAAATCATCGGCGACCCCTAGCCGCCGCCATGCCGCGTGCGCGAGCCTGAATCGTCCGGTGCGCCCCTGCGCCCGGATCCCCCGGTGCTCGGCCCCGGAACCGCCCCCGCGCCTGACCCGGCACGGAACGACAAGGAGTACATCACATGCAGACCCGTCCCCGCCTGGTGACCAGCATCCCGTTCTGGGTGCTCGTGGTCGCGTCGCTCGCCGCAGTGATCGGCGGACTCGTCATCGTCCTGCGCCAGGTCGACGCCATCGAAGCCCTGGTCAACGACCCCAACGCCACCGTCGTCACCGTCTACGTCGCGCAGTCCTGGGTGTCGGTCGGCGCCGCGGTGCTCGCCGCCGGCGCCATCGGCGTCGCGTCGGCCCTCGCCGTCGCCGCCGTCGTCACCACGCGCACGCGTCCCGACGTCGCCATCGAGACCATCGACTGGAGCAGCGACGACGAGACCGCTCTCGAGCCGGCTGCCGAAACGGCAGTGCCCGCAGCCGCCGCACCGGCGACCGTCGCCGCGCCCATCGCGGTCGAGGATGCCGACGTCGAGACGCCGTCGACCGCCACGGCCCCGGCACAGGCCGCCGCCGCGCAGCAGGACCGCGACGAGGACCGCTCCTCGCGCTGATCTCCCGTCAGACGAGAGCGGCCGCCCCGATCGTCGGGGCGGCCGCTTTCGTCATGCCCGAGAAACCACGACATCGGGAGGACTGCCGATCCCGCAGGCGGTCACCGGGGCATCGGCGCCCGGCTCCGCCCCGCTCGAGCACCGAGAAAAGCCCGCTGCTCACGGGGCAGGCGTTCTGATCGATGCGGGTCAGAAGGGAAGCAGCGGGTCGACCGCGATCGCGACGAACAGCAGCGTGAGGTAGGTGATCGAGGCGTGGAACACGCGCATCGGCCGCGGCTCCCCGCCGCGAACCGCGCGGGAGTACAGGCGGTGCGACTCGTAGACGAACCATCCGCCGAACACCAGCGCCGACACGGAATAGACCAGGCCCATGGATGCCACGGGGATCAGCAGCAGCGAGCACGCGACGGTGGCCCACGCGTACAGGATCACCTGCAGGCCGACCTGCGAGCCGCTGCGCGTGGCACCGAGCATGGGAACGTCGACCTCGTCGTACTGGTCGGCGTACTTCATCGACAGCGGCCAGTAGTGCGGCGGCGTCCACAGGAACACCAGCAGGAACAGGATGAACGGCGCCCACGACAGCGAACCGGCGACGGCCGACCATCCGATGAGCACGGGGAAGCATCCGGCGATACCGCCCCACACGATGTTCTGCTCGGTGCGCCGCTTGAGGATCATCGTGTAGATCACGACGTAGAAGAAGATGGCCGCAGCCGAGAGCCCCGCGGCGAGCGGGTTGGTGAACGCCCACAGCCACGCGGTCGACACGGCCGCGAGCGTCCACGCGAACACGAGGGCGCCGCGCGGCGAGACCTCACCCGTCACCAGCGGACGGTTTTCGGTGCGCTGC is a genomic window containing:
- the sufB gene encoding Fe-S cluster assembly protein SufB, with translation MSDVLIDRPELESLGQYEFGWHDTDAAGAIAQRGINEDVVRGISSLKSEPEWMLKTRLKGYQLFGRKPMPTWGADLSEIDFDNIKYFVRSTEKQAQTWEDLPEEIRNTYEKLGIPEAERQRLVAGVAAQYESEVVYHQIREDLEQQGVIFMDTDTALREHPEFFEEYFGTVIPAGDNKFAALNTAVWSGGSFVYVPKGVHVEIPLQAYFRINTENMGQFERTLIIADEDSYVHYIEGCTAPIYKSDSLHSAVVEIIVKKNARVRYTTIQNWSNNVYNLVTKRAVAHEGATMEWVDGNIGSKVTMKYPSIYLMGEHAKGETLSVAFAGPGQHQDAGAKMIHMAPYTQSSIVSKSIARGGGRAGYRGEVRVDANAHHSANTVRCDALLVDTISRSDTYPAIDIRVDDVQLGHEATVSKVSEEQLFYLQSRGLPEDEAMAMIVRGFIEPIARELPMEYALELNKLIEMGMEGSVG
- a CDS encoding COX15/CtaA family protein, with protein sequence MSSAPSPAARSPRSGLLPRLRGLLPTRVSRRTRVLAWLVLVSNVVIVGTGGLVRLTGSGMGCETWPYCTSESLVPTRELGIHGLIEFGNRTLTGVLVIIALLAFLAVVRTGRRDLRALTLANGIGIILQAVIGGIVVWLHLPPTLVGIHFVISAALVANGAALVARAFAPAGPRRLAVSRPFASLAHLTSGFVAVTVLVGILLTGSGPHAGDDLAARNGLDPVLWQHIHSWPAYITFALTLVMIFASWRTPPAQRLNLWVGLLLAIEVTQIAVGLWQARTGLPIVLVNIHMVLAVSLVAAMTAVVMHLKTSVPAENPTPLTVATAGAQP
- a CDS encoding dinucleotide-utilizing enzyme codes for the protein MQTRPRLVTSIPFWVLVVASLAAVIGGLVIVLRQVDAIEALVNDPNATVVTVYVAQSWVSVGAAVLAAGAIGVASALAVAAVVTTRTRPDVAIETIDWSSDDETALEPAAETAVPAAAAPATVAAPIAVEDADVETPSTATAPAQAAAAQQDRDEDRSSR
- a CDS encoding heme o synthase — translated: MDISTTSHVIATTDRRSVGRTIRAYVALTKPRVLELLLVTTVPVMILAQGGLPNLWLIFATVIGGSLSAGSAAAFNMYLDRDIDAHMQRTENRPLVTGEVSPRGALVFAWTLAAVSTAWLWAFTNPLAAGLSAAAIFFYVVIYTMILKRRTEQNIVWGGIAGCFPVLIGWSAVAGSLSWAPFILFLLVFLWTPPHYWPLSMKYADQYDEVDVPMLGATRSGSQVGLQVILYAWATVACSLLLIPVASMGLVYSVSALVFGGWFVYESHRLYSRAVRGGEPRPMRVFHASITYLTLLFVAIAVDPLLPF